The region CTTTTGAAGCTTAAGAAGAACATCAACTAGATCTTCACACCCTGCAGCTTCCCTGTGCCTGCTGCTACTCATTTCATTTCTGTGATCATCGATGATGTCTTGCAATATCCTATCAACCTCTCTGTGCAGTTTTTCCATTTTGGCCTTGTCCTTACTCATCCTTTGAAGCACTCCTAAAGAAGGATAGAGATCAGCAACACAAAACCCTCCTGACAGATTCAATTTTTCCTCACTAGCTGATTTGAACACATGTTGGTGTTTGTTTATCTTCCCAAAAGCTGCGCGCGTTGTTATCCCATATGTCAATGAGAAGATTTTCTCACTGAGATTAACAACCGATCCTTCATCACTAGCAGATATTGCTTTAACAAGTTCTGAcacttcttcttctcttatggACCTGAAGGATTGTACTCGCTTAACAGCTCTATCGTGCATATCTTTCGTAGCTGCCTCCAGTATTGTCCATATGGAGCGAAAGCTATGTTTGTGGCATTGTAAGAACTTATTGTGGATAATAGAAAGTTTGGCCTGTCACAAAAGTTAAGGTCATGTGTTTTCATAACCTGTTCTGCAATTTCTGGTGAAGTGACTATGATGTGGGATACCTCTCCTAGTTTCAGGTGCATTAAGGGTCCATACTTGTTTGCCAAATTTCTGAAGCTGTGATGCAGCATCGAGCCTCCAATCTGGTGTAAGTTTCCTATGAGAGGCAGTGTCCATGGTCCTGGTGGTAAATTGGTGTTGGAGTTGCTAGAAGTTGATCTTTTAAGTAACTTGAATAAGATGATGAGAAAGAGACTGAAGGAAATGGAGGAAATAGAGAAAGGGTGGTTAAGCTCCATGGTGGTAACTCAGATATCTAATTAAGGATGGATTGGATCCTCTGCACTTTCAGGAAAATGTAGATGGTGTTTAAAGACAAATTTTTCTCTTGTTGGAAAGGAAAAGGACAAAACATTGACAACCATAAACTTATCAAATATAGGAGATAATGCAGTTCAGTATATACTCTAGATTGATAATACTCTAGAGGATCCATGTCCATGTGTGTGATAAGGGCAAATGTTATCAAATATGTGGTGCTCTATTGTTTGAAATATgaggttgtgtttggatgggGGAATATTTGAGGGAAATGTAATTTTAGAGGGTATTTCAAATCCCTTCAATTAAAATACCTTGTTTGGATATCTAATGTAGAGAATTTTCAAATTACTAGTAATTAAATGAGGTATTTTACTCAATAGAATTTAGGGTAATTGAAATCACCTCAAAATAGGaggaatttcaaattcttcatctCTCCCTTAACCCTATCtaaattcagtaaaaaaaattaatctcggctaaaaaccctaaaatcggccatAAACTCGAAAGTcaaccaaaaactcaaaaatcggcccaaaccctaaaaattggccTGACActaaaaaatcggccgaaaacagAAAGATGGTCTTGAACCCTAAAAATCAATCAGACTCTTAAAAATCGGCTGAAAACTCGAAAGtcagcacaaaaccctaaaaatttgccgataaccctaagaatcggtcgaaaacgtgaaagtcggcatgaaactcaaaaatcgacccaaaaccctaaactcggctgaaaactaaaaaatcggccgaaaactcaaaattcggccgaaaactctaaaatcggcccaaaaccctaaaaatcagcaaaaaactcaaaaatcagcacaaaaccctaaaaatcggcctgACACACAAAAATTGACCGAAAACCCAAAATCGGCTCATAACTCTAAAAATTGGCCGATAACCCTAAGaatcggccgaaaacgtgaaagtttggccgaaactcaaaaatcggcccaaaaccctaaaatcggcccaaaaccctaaaaatcagtctaaaaccctaaaaatcggcccaaaaactcaaaaatcagaaCAAAACCTTAATATCGGCCGAAAACCTGAAAGctggcccaaaaccctaaaaatgggCTCGAttctcaaaaatcggccgaaaactcgaaattcagcacaaaaccctaaaaatcggccgaaaacccgAAAGGTCGGGTTTTAGGTTTTTTGGTCAATTTTTGAGTGTCgggctgatttttagggttttgtgccgacttttgagtttttggACGATTTTTTAGAGTCGggcaatttttagggttttcggccgatttttgagttttcagccgatttttgggttttggcgatttttgagtttcgggccgaatttcacgttttcggccgattCTTAGGGTTATCGGCCAATTTTTAGGATTATGGCCCGATTTTGGGTTTTCGGTCAATTTTTTAGGGTCGGggcgatttttagggttttcagacggcttttgagttttcggccgatatTTGAGAGTCATGTcgatttttagggttatggGCCTATTTTTGAGTTTCGAGtcgactttcacgttttcggccTATTTTTAGGGATTTCTTGtcgttttagggttttgtgtcgacttttgagttttcggctgaTTATTGAGAgtcgggccgatttttagggttttcgacTGATTTTTAGGTTTTCGGCTGACTTTCGGTTTTTCAGCCACTTTTTAGGCTTTTATGTCGACTTTTAAGGTTTCGGTCTATTTTTGAGAGCCgggctgatttttagggttttcggccgattatattaagataaaaacaatttacccaaacaaagaattttacaattgagtgaatttcaacattttatccaaacaataaaatttgaaattcaagggaattcaattgaatcaTTTGAATTCCCTAGCATTTAAAATCCCTTGAATTTCTACAATCcctcatccaaacacaacctGAGGCTTTTGCTGTTAAGGGAATTGGCGAACCCAACTTATGAAAAACCTGTGCAGTGGAAGATCCATATTGATCATAGTGTATATCCTGATCCATTGGAGTTCTGTTCAAGCTGGAGGAATCGTTGCATATTGTGAATTTGCATGTCACAGCAAGGTCTGTCTACAAATATGGTTTTGATAAAGGAAGGTAGAGTGAGTATGGATGGGAGATGAGTCTAACAAAACACTAGATTGTAGGGAACCAAAGCTGTTCATATGCAACTCaccaagtcccacattggttattCAGCAAGTAGGAGTAAACTGTTTGTGCTATATAAGATGGATGAGTTTCATTGTGTAAAGCACGGAGCTGTGAGTTATGCACAGAGCGAACTATTCTTTCGCCTTTTACTAAAGAATACCGTGTGCATGTCTCATCAAGCAGCAAACGCCACTTTTTGGAAGGGTTCTCCTATGGGAGGACTCTGCAATATTAGTTcaaatttttattatattttatttaataagtCTCAGGGTGGTTTGTCTCTTAAGCCCAAGAGGCTGTTAGAAGTCACATTGTGGTTATGTTATAGAATTATTCACACAAAATAATTAGTAACCAAAGAGTAGATTGATTGGAAGCATCAATGGCAACTCACAATGTCCCACATCGTGCAGCCAAGAGTTGCATCCAAGTGCATGTGGAGAACAGAAAAAATTACTCAGATTCAGTACttatatgaaatttaatgaGTCAAGGCACATCTTGTTCAAAGTGGCTGGAATTTTTTCTATTGATCTAAACATGCAAATAGTATAGCTTAGAAAAACTAAGCAATGATTCAAATTTGTGCTCCCATTCTTACTACTCTCTCATTCATCCTTATGAGTCTAGTTTGCTTACCACTAAACCAACACCACTTTGTTGGTATTTTTTTATGCGCGCATATTAAAAAAGGTGTAAAGAAGATGATATTTTTATGGTTAAAAGTGAAGAtagtgaataaaaataaaaatattttttcaaacgCAATATACCATTTCTTCTCTCTTTATCCAAAGCAGATAGTCATAATGCTGTAAAATTACCCAAGGAAGTTCAGCTCTCAGTAACATGGTTAGAAAAAAAACTCTTAACCATTGTGTTCTTAGAAGATTGTGTAAATCTATCTAATTCTCACCGCATCCAACAGTAAAATCGGTATCCTTTTAATGGTGTTATTGTTAAAAATGAATTACATCAGTGATTACAGAAGGATTTATCTCTATGGAAGGAAGAAAAAGTTCAATGTTCATCCACTATTATCTTCCTCTTTAATCTGAGATGTTGAGATGAAACATATAAATATGAAAGACAGAGCATGGAAAAGAGAGGACACTGACAAGACTAAATTGTTTGGAGCCAAAGCTGCTCAATGTATGTGTCTATTCTACTAGAAACAATCCCACATCGGTTATTTTGTAAGTAGCAGTAAACTGTTTGTGCTATAAGATGAAACTGAAGAGCTGCGAAAATTAAACTATTCTTTGAAACTTCCAAGACCATCTCAGATTTTGTTTGCTCTACAACTTCCTCCACATTTACTTATGCATACATTGAGATGATTTTTATGCTATAGTTGATGGGAAAGTTGTAGAGAAAAAATTACTCTGATTCAATGATCTTGTGTAAGATAATAGAATATATGGgcttaaaacattttttttttaaatatacaaGGGATGAAAAATCACATCTCATTTATTTTACAGATTAAAATGATATTTAGCCCTTCTTATTTTGTAAAAGTTAGTTATATTTCTTTTATGTATTTGATGAGCAAAGTCACATCTTGTGGCTGGACTTTTCTCTGTTGAACTAAACATACAATTAACATAGCTTAGAGAAACTAATCACCAGACAAGAATACAAGGAAGTGATTCttgatgaaaaaaaagaaattgatgACAAGAGTTTTTAACTTAAATATAAACTTAGACAATCTGGCTTCTGAGAGCACAAACTAGTACATGTAATGGGGCTTGCCCATAAAAGAGGCTTAGCTTAGATGATTGATTTGACCCCTCATATTGTACATGTTTGGTTGCACGTTTGGAATCGACCACAAAATTACGTTAAAACACAAGCTACAATATGAAGCTTGTGCGCTGACAATACACATCCAAATATCATGGAAGAGGCTTTGTTTATCACTGAAACCCTTCAACCTCAAAAACACGAGCTGTACCATCAATGGAAGCCGAGACAAGGTAATCCCGATTcgcagaaaaagaaagagattgaATGGCATCAGAGTGGCCCCTGAATGTTCTTACACATTCACCAGAACGGCTATCCCACAATCTCACATTTCCATCAACACACCCGGTAGCTACATACAATGCACCAAGCCATGCCAAACATGTCACTCCATCCTGGCAACATGCAAAATTCATTTCATCAGTCATACAAATGAAAGTATAATTGCAACCAGAGTTCATTTTGTTTCTAAATACATAAACATGATACCAGATAAAGCAAGATTCTAACAAACCTCATGCTCACAAATGTTCCGGGATAAGGAGTGCTCTACATCCCAGATCATCAGTTTTTTATCCATGCCTCCAATTGCAGCCCAGGAATCACTATCACACAATTGTAAGGTACAAAATTCCAAGTCAGCAGATCATATTAAACAAGCCATGTAATTATTGCATTGTTGAAATGATGTAGATACCTTGGTGCGAACCCAATACACTCAATGGAATCTGAATGAGAACTCAGGGTATTAACCACCTGTCAATCATGATACTCATGTTTCTTAGAACCTAGCATCAAGCTAAATTTATATGCTCAATAAAATTTGGAGCATGCAGAGGAAAATGTAACAAATAGCACAATGGTCAATGGATAAGTGATTAAAGTGTTTTGGTCTGGGCTCAAACACCAGTACTACATAAGCTACATTCTGCAACAACATTATTTTTCTAGAATATACATTTTCATGTGATAAATTCAAAACCAGTTTGGTCGACAACTTCGAGCTCATGTATTGCTAGCTCACAGAACCGCCAACCCAAAATTCTGATTAATCAAATTTCAAGGATCAATAAAGAAACTAATATCTCCACATATTTGAGCTGAGCATAATATGCCGTTCTTGATCCATAATGGAGGATGAGCAGCGACTAGTTTTTGAATTGAAAATCACTTAGGATAGTCTTGCTATTgtcacaaaaaaaattcaaaaaggcTAGTCTTGcttttaaaaaattgttgaCTCAAATTGTTGGAACTAACATTGGATAAATTGTTGGAACTGACATCGGATAATGTCATCCTTTTAAATGCTAAGATATTCGACATCAATCCCTGAATTAGAAGATTTTATGATCAACTTTTGCTTTAAGCAACTATCTCTGACATATTAGTAGACTTTAAAAGTtgtaaaactaaaattaaaatcaaatgagCCACAAACATTATTCCAGACAGAACATCATACCCCCAAGACAAAAACACAAACCAAGACAAATTCATCTAAGAAAATAGTGCAGTAAATAGCAAAAGCAAAGGAAACACATACTCTTCCTGTAGTAATATTTACAATATGAGCAGATCCATCCTTGGAACCAGTAAGAGCAAGGGTTGAAGTTGAACTTATTGCTAAGCATGTTAATCCCTCAGTATGGTATGGATGACCTAGAGAGAAAATTTGCAGGAACTGATTTTAAGCATTGCACAAACTGCAGTCTGTATTTTTTTCCTTTGGAAATTCCAGAAAATCTATTGAgaagtttttaaaaataaattatggagAAATTCAAGAACTTAGATAATATGAATTAGATCAATGAGTAATTGACAAAACTCATTATTGAACTACAGAAAGCTAAATAAACTTTTGCAGCGCCGAAGCTTCTAGTAAAAACATTTGTAAATGAATAAGTAATACACCATCCACACTCTTGCATAAGAGGCAGGCAGAGGTGCTTTATGCACGGATAATGGAAGGAAAAGATTGCATGTCTTCTGATAGATGTAAGGAGAGGTGTTTCCAGTGTATAAAGCTTCCTACACTTATATTGTagtttctaaaaaaatattaataaagttAATAATAATTAGACTAGCTCATAAAAAGCAAAGACACTGTTAAGTGAAATTAACATACCCTGCACAACATGAATGTTTTCTCCACTTCTTGGATTCCATATTCTCAAGGTTGCATCATCAGAACCAGTACATATAATTTTCCCTAAGGTACCAAGCAAAAGGAAATTCAAGAATGTAAACATACATTACGTAAATGATAGAAGTTAATAAAAGATGCACCAAGATGAAAAGAAATTACTACCATCAGGAGTAAAATCACCACAGGTCACACTACTACCATGACCAGCAAACATATTAAGAAAGGCAGCATGATCGGTATTCCACATCCAAACTGTGGAATCCTCAGAACCAGCTAAGAGTATGTGTCCTCTTGGATGCCACCTGAGCCACTACGGGTTTCATGGCAACTAGTTTAGTAACTACTAGAGCAGGAAAGCTAGAAGATTTAACAATCTC is a window of Lotus japonicus ecotype B-129 chromosome 5, LjGifu_v1.2 DNA encoding:
- the LOC130720873 gene encoding uncharacterized protein LOC130720873, coding for MSDPNAPHVHDDEDDDNEVFLDESDIMHEVSFDNEDLPDADDDSETEHVDEVDDSVHIFTGHTGELYSVACSPTDATLVATGGGDDKGFFWRIGQGDWASELQGHTDSIASLAFSYDGKFLASGSLDGIVQVWDEFGNLKGPLEGPGGGIEWLRWHPRGHILLAGSEDSTVWMWNTDHAAFLNMFAGHGSSVTCGDFTPDGKIICTGSDDATLRIWNPRSGENIHVVQGHPYHTEGLTCLAISSTSTLALTGSKDGSAHIVNITTGRVVNTLSSHSDSIECIGFAPSDSWAAIGGMDKKLMIWDVEHSLSRNICEHEDGVTCLAWLGALYVATGCVDGNVRLWDSRSGECVRTFRGHSDAIQSLSFSANRDYLVSASIDGTARVFEVEGFQ